CTGTGGTGCTCGATGGCACCAGCGAGGGTTGTCCAGCGGAGGTGGGATGATGGCCGCAGGGGGACCAGCGAGCGAGCTGATAATGTTCATGGTGGCAGTGCTCGTCGCGGGGAGCGTCGCGGGGGCACTGGCCTATGTAACCACCGACATAGCTAACGGCATGAACGACAGAGGCGCTATGCTCGCCGATCAGCTCAGGACAGACTTCGCGATAATCAACGATCCCACCAATATACCGGTAGCGGGAACTGGGCCGTACACATATACGTTTTACATCAAGAATATTGGCAAGACATCCATCCCGTTCACATCCGACGCCATTCAGGTCTTCATCAACGGGGAGATCGTACCTCCCGCAAACCTAGCCTTTACTGATGTTAACGGCAACTCAATAACATCCTTGCCCCCCTACGAAGTTGGGGTCATAGTGGTTACTAGGGAAACTGCCTTAACTCCAGGAAATTACTACAAGCTCACAGTGGTTCTTGAGAATGGCAAGAAGCGCAGCCTCGTGTTTAAGGCTCCATCTCCGTGAGACCTGGGGTTAAATAACACCTTCCCGGTGGTGGTCACGTTGGTCGAGGAACTACTCAAGATAGAGCTCAAGGGAGACGAGCTGCACAGGCGCCTTGGCGGTGGAATCCCCGCCGGGACAATAATGCTAGTCGAGGGTGATAGGGGTAGCGGTAAGTCTATATTTGTCCAGAGGCTCCTCTACGGCTTCCTAATGAACGGCTACACGGCCAGCTACATCTCAAGTCAGTACACCACCGTTGAGTACATCAAACAGATGGAGTCTCTGGGTTACGGCATAATCCCTTTTCTAATCAGAAAAAAGCTGGTTTTTGTGTCGCTTTACCCCCTTCTCTCGGGTGTGAGCGAGAAGAGGAAGTTTTTGAGCAGGCTTTTCGGCGAGCCAAGGTTGTGGGAGCCAAACGTTATGATCATCGATGCGTTTTCATCCCTGCTCTCCAGGGAGCAGGACCCCGATGCCGTGAGGGATTTTCTCCTCTACGTCAAGAAGATGGCCTCCCTGGACAAGGTGATAATCCTCACCGCCAACACTGAGGAAATAGACAGGGACTCGCTCTTCGTCCTTGAGGAAGCCTCGACCATGCTGATCCGCCTCAACGTCAAAGTCTTCGGCGGTGATCTGAAGAACTCCGCGACTATTGTGAAGTACAACAACGCTAAGGGAGTCTTCCAGAAGATAATACCCTTCCGCGTTGAGCCGAAGGCCGGGCTTATAGTAGAAATAGCGGCGGTGGTGTGATATGGCGCAGGCGGTTATCAGTGACACCCTCGAAGACGCAATGGCGAGGAACCCCCACCTTAGGAGGTACATTGAGCAGTTCAGAAAGAAGTACGGTAAGATGCCGGAGTTTCACGCCCAGCTCAGCAGGGACATGAAGGACATACCGTATCCCAACATACTCTACCCCGTCGGAGACCCAATATTCGTCCACATCTATACGGACCCCGCCACCGCCGAAAAGCGCTACATTGTCATAGAGCCGAGGATAGAGAGCGCTGAGGAGGAGGAAAAGTACAAGCTCATCAAGGACAAGATACTAGAGCTTGCGCCGACCAGGGACATCCCCGAGGATCAGGAGGAGTTCGAGAGATTCCTCGATGCCCTCTTCGATGAGGCCGTCCTCAGCCTGGCGAAGGGAAGGAGGGCAAAGTTCACCATAACCAAGGACGAGATGGAGAAGTTCCGCTACCTCATAAAGCGCGACATCATCGGTATAGGCCCGCTGGAGCCAATAGCCAGGGATCCGTACATTGAGGATATCCACATCATAGGTGCCCACAACGTTTCCCTCGTCCACAAGATATTCGAGATGATGCAGACCAACATAGACTTCGGCGACGATGTCAAGCTGGCCGACTACTTCAAGAACATGGCGGAGCGCATAGGAAGGCCTGTGAGCGACAGGACGCCTATAGTCGACGGTGCCTTGCCAGACGGCTCCCGTATCAACATCATCTACTCACCTGACATCTCAATAAAGGGTCCGAGCGCGACCATCCGTAAGTTCTCGGCGACACCAATAAGCATAGTCCAGCTCATAGGTTGGGGCACGCTCAGCGCCGAGGTGGCAGCCTACCTGTGGATTGCCCTTGAGTACGGCATGAGCGTCTTCGTCTGTGGTGAGACGGCCTCTGGTAAGACTACTCTCCTCAATGCCATAATCCCGTTCATCAAGCCTGGGTCAAAGATTTATACTGCTGAGGACACTCCTGAGGTCCAGGTTCCCCACCCGGTCTGGCAGAGACTCATAACCCGTGAGAGGGGCCCTGAGGAGAGCAGGGTTACGCTCTTCGATCTCCTGAAGGCGGCGCTGCGTTCGAGGCCGAACTACATCATCGTCGGTGAGATTCGTGGTGCCGAGGGTGCCATAGCCTTCCAAGCAATGCAGACCGGCCACCCGGTTATGGCGACCTTCCACGCGGGCGACATCAAGAAGATGATCCAGCGTTTTACTGGCCACCCGATCAACGTTCCGATAACCTTCATCGACAACCTGAACATAGCGGTCTTCCAGCAGGCGGTCTACGTTAAGGGCAAGTTCCTCAGGAGAACAATCAGCGTCGTTGAGATTGAGGGCTACTACGAGGAGCTTGGCGGTGTGGCAACGAGGAACGTCTTCGAGTGGGACTCGGTATCTGACAGACACATCTTCCGTGGATTCAACAACTCGTACATCCTGGAGAGGAAGATAGCGGAGATAGCGGGTTATGAGGATCCCAAGGACATCTATAACGAGCTTTTCCTGAGGGCAAGGATACTCCAAAGGATGGTCGAGCTTGGCATAACCAACTACTGGGACGTCTACAGGGAGATCAAGGCCTTCTATCTCAAGGGTATCGAGGGCCTCAGCTTCAGGATCTGAGGTGATGCAAATGCCCGAAGAGAAAGCCAGCGTCTTCACCAAGGCCGACCTAAGCATGGAGGCTTACCTTAAGGGCATTCTTCTGCCCTACCTTGGAATCTCAGCGGTGCTTTTCATAGTCATCGGATTTATAACGAGGATTCTTCCTGTTGCCCGGAGTCTCCAAGTTTTAATGTTCTTAATCCCGATAGTTCTGATAATCTACGCTGCTGCCTATCCGTACGTAGTGGCCGACTCCAAGAAGATTTCGATAAACTCGAAGATGCCGTACTTCATCACGTACTTTGCGGTTCTCTCCACGAGCGAGATGGGCAGAAGCGATCTTGTGGCAGTACTCGCCAAGGATCCAAAGCTGGGTGCAATAGCAAGTGAGCTGAAGAAAGTCCACACGATTGTTAACAAACTCCACCTCTCGATGCCGGAAGCATTCCGCTTTCTCGCCAGGAGAACCCCGAGCAAGATGTTCGCAGACTTTCTCGACAGGCTTGCCTACTCCCTTGACAGCGGTGTTGACCTGAAGGAATACCTCTTCCAGGAGCAGAAGACCGTTATGGACGACT
This sequence is a window from Thermococcus kodakarensis KOD1. Protein-coding genes within it:
- a CDS encoding flagellar protein G gives rise to the protein MAAGGPASELIMFMVAVLVAGSVAGALAYVTTDIANGMNDRGAMLADQLRTDFAIINDPTNIPVAGTGPYTYTFYIKNIGKTSIPFTSDAIQVFINGEIVPPANLAFTDVNGNSITSLPPYEVGVIVVTRETALTPGNYYKLTVVLENGKKRSLVFKAPSP
- a CDS encoding ATPase domain-containing protein, encoding MVEELLKIELKGDELHRRLGGGIPAGTIMLVEGDRGSGKSIFVQRLLYGFLMNGYTASYISSQYTTVEYIKQMESLGYGIIPFLIRKKLVFVSLYPLLSGVSEKRKFLSRLFGEPRLWEPNVMIIDAFSSLLSREQDPDAVRDFLLYVKKMASLDKVIILTANTEEIDRDSLFVLEEASTMLIRLNVKVFGGDLKNSATIVKYNNAKGVFQKIIPFRVEPKAGLIVEIAAVV
- a CDS encoding type II/IV secretion system ATPase subunit, which gives rise to MAQAVISDTLEDAMARNPHLRRYIEQFRKKYGKMPEFHAQLSRDMKDIPYPNILYPVGDPIFVHIYTDPATAEKRYIVIEPRIESAEEEEKYKLIKDKILELAPTRDIPEDQEEFERFLDALFDEAVLSLAKGRRAKFTITKDEMEKFRYLIKRDIIGIGPLEPIARDPYIEDIHIIGAHNVSLVHKIFEMMQTNIDFGDDVKLADYFKNMAERIGRPVSDRTPIVDGALPDGSRINIIYSPDISIKGPSATIRKFSATPISIVQLIGWGTLSAEVAAYLWIALEYGMSVFVCGETASGKTTLLNAIIPFIKPGSKIYTAEDTPEVQVPHPVWQRLITRERGPEESRVTLFDLLKAALRSRPNYIIVGEIRGAEGAIAFQAMQTGHPVMATFHAGDIKKMIQRFTGHPINVPITFIDNLNIAVFQQAVYVKGKFLRRTISVVEIEGYYEELGGVATRNVFEWDSVSDRHIFRGFNNSYILERKIAEIAGYEDPKDIYNELFLRARILQRMVELGITNYWDVYREIKAFYLKGIEGLSFRI